DNA from Atribacterota bacterium:
CCTCAGTAATATACCGGTATACAACAGTATTTAGTATAATTTTCATTCTATCATTTATAACCATAATTACCACCTATAATTAGCACTCTGCTTAAGAGAGTGCTAATTACTTAAATAAGATAACACTCACCAAATTTTTTGTCAAGTCCACAAACTAAATAATAATAATGACAGTTACTTCTTATTTATAACTGTTACATCTTTTAGTTCAGGAATTCTACAAAAACTGTATTTGATATAAATATTCCCCTTTCAGTTAAAAAATAGTGTGAATCATTGCTTTCTATTAATTTATTTTCTTTTAAATAAGATAATTGTTTTCCAAAAATACTTTCAATGGGAACATTAAACCTGTTAATAAAATCCTGCTTTGCTATACCTTCCATCATCCTTAAATTTAAAATTACTGTTTCACTCATCTCTTCTTTTAATGGGAGGACTTCTTTTGTCTCAACCGGCAAAATATTATGTTTTAAAAAATAGGTGTATTTATTTACATCACTTATATTTTTATATCGATTTTTTTCAATATATGAAACTGCTGATGCACCAACACCTAAATATGGACAATTTTTCCAGTATCGGATGTTATGAAAACATTCCTTTTTTTGAATTGAAAAATTAGAAATTTCATATTGTTCGTATTCATTGTCTTGAAGAATCGTAATTGCGTTTTTATACATTTCGTAAACAATATCATCTGAAGGAATGTTTAGTGTACCCTTTTTAAATAATTTTGAAAATATTGTTTTTGGCTCAACAGATAGTGAATAAATTGAAATATGTTCCGGGTGTAGAAGATTAGCCTTCTCTAATGTTTTCATAAATTGTATTACGGATTGTCCGGGAAGCCCAAACATTAAATCAATATTTATATTGTTAAATCCAATATCTCTGGCGATTTGATAACTTTTTATTATTGCATGCTTATCATGTATTCGTCCAATACTTTCGAGTAATTTATTGTTAAAAGACTGAGCTCCGATGCTGATTCTATTAATGCCTGATTCAAAAATATTTTGTGCTTTATCATAGTTGAAGGATTCCGGATTGCTTTCTATTGTCACTTCTATTTCCTTATTAACATTGAATTTATCAAAACATGTTTGTATAATTTCAAAAATTTGTTGGCCTTTTAAAACAGTAGGAGTTCCACCACCTATATATATAGATTGAATGTTAATTTGAGGATATTTTTGACTGTAAATTATAATTTCCCTTTTTAACGCATCAAGGTAATTTTCCTTTAATGCCTCATCATCAGGAACTATTGAATAAAAATCGCAATAAGGACATTTTGAATTACAAAATGGAATATGTATATATAGTGATATATTCATATTATTTTTTCACTCTTTACTCTTAATCTACCTTTAAAACGCTCATAAAAGCTTCTTGGGGTATTTCAACTCTGCCCACTTTTTTCATTCTTTTTTTACCAGCTTTTTGTTTCTCTAACAATTTTCTTTTTCTTGTAATATCTCCTCCATAGCATTTTGCCAAAACATCTTTCTTTAAAGCCCTTACGGTTGAGCGTGCAATAATTTTCTGATTAATCTTCGCCTGAATAGGCACATCAAACATTTGGCGCGGGATAACTGTTTTCAAATTTTCCACTAATTTACGAGCTCTAAGGTGGGCTTTGTCTTTATGTGAAATAAAGGAAAGATTGTCAACAACTTCCTGATTAACTAATATATCAACTTTTGTTAATGGTGATGTCTGATAGCTACTAATTTGATAATCAATACTGGCATACCCTTTGCTTATAGATTTTACCTTATCATAAAAATCTAACATAATCTCATTTAATGGCAAATTGTAAATCAAGCGGGCTCTGTCCTGGTCAAGGTATTCCAGGTTCTGAAAAACACCTCTTCTATCTTGAACTAGTTCCATTATTCCTCCCAGGAATTGACTGGGAAGCACAACTGTTAATTTGATAAATGGTTCCTCAACATAATCAATATTATTAACTTCTGGAAGCGAAGAAGGGTTATTTATTTCAACTACCTGCTTGTTCTTTAAATGAACCCGATATACTACACTTGGAGTCGTAGCAATTAGTTGAATTTGATATTCTCTTTCTAATCGTTCCTGGATTATCTCCATATGCAATAATCCCAAAAATCCACATCTAAACCCAAATCCCAGTGCAGGAGAATTTTCTGCTATATAGCTGATCGAGGAGTCATTAAGGCTTAATTTGTCAAGTGCATATTTTAGGTTTTGATAATCCTCATTTTCAACAGGATATATACTGCAAAAAACAACAGGAGATACTTTTTTATAACCTGGCAATCTTTTTTCAGAAGGATTATTGGCATCAGTTATAGTATCTCCGACTTTAGTCAGACTAACATCCTTAAACCCAGCTGCTAAATATCCAACTTCTCCTACGGATAATTGGCTAACCTTTTTTCTTTTGGGAGTAAAAACTCCTATCTCGTTAACCTCATAGGTTTTTTGATTAGACATTGTCTGTATTTTCATTCCCGGTTTTATTTCTCCATTTACAATTCTTAAATAAACAATTGAGCCTTGATATGAGTTATAGATTGAATCAAAAATAAGAGCCTGCAAAGGATTATTGATGACTCCTCTTGGATAAGGAATATATTTTACAATAGCTTCCATTACTTCTTTTATTCCCCTTCCATCTTTAGCACTGGTCAAAAATACAGGGCTATCTTTTAACCCTTCTATTTTCTTGATTTCTTCTTTTACTTTATTGGGATTTGCTGTGGAAAGGTCTATTTTATTTATTATTATAATAATGGATAGATTATTTTCTAATGCCATTTGAATATTAGCAATGGTCTGTGCTTGCACTCCCTGAGCAGCATCAATTATTAAAAGTGCTCCTTCACAAGCTGCTAAACTCCGGGATACTTCATAAGAAAAATCAACATGACCGGGAGTATCAATTAAATTAAATATGTATTGATGTCCATTTTCAGCATTGTACAGCAAACGTACTGCCTTTGATTTAATTGTTATCCCCTTTTCCCTTTCCAGATCCATATCGTCAAGAACCTGGTCTCTTCTTTCTCTTTGGCTGATAGTTTCTGTTAAATCTAAAATGCGATCTGCAATAGTAGACTTTCCATGATCTATATGTGCAATAATAGAAAAATTTCTTATATGTTCTACTTTATGCATTTATATCCTCTCTCTTCATATTTCCCCTTACAATATTCTTAATCATTTTTATTGCATTACGAAATTCCTGAATGCCCAATATTATACCACTAATATAATAAACAATTAACCCTGTGATCCCGGAAATCATAACCTGGGAAAGCTGTACTATTTTAACATTTACGTCAAGGCTTATTTCAAAATAATAATATACAATCCAACATGCAATGCCCATAATGGCTGCTGCCAATAAAGTTTTTCCCAAATAAATAACTAATTTTTTTTGGAATATTCCACTAATTTTTTTATGCAACGCCAGATTTAAAATAATCAAATGGAATGCAGCGGAAATTGAAGTTGCTAATGCAATCCCGGCGTGGGCTAAATATCTTACTAATATAAGATCCAATATAATATTAAATACAACAACAAATACACCTATTTTTAGTGGTGTTTTTGTATCTTTAAAGGCATAAAAAGTGCTTATAGTCAATCTTAATATTGCTAAAGGGAACAGTCCTAATGTATAGCATGCAAGGGCTATTTCGGTTAAACTTGTATCCTGGGAACTAAATACTCCATGTTCA
Protein-coding regions in this window:
- the lepA gene encoding translation elongation factor 4 yields the protein MHKVEHIRNFSIIAHIDHGKSTIADRILDLTETISQRERRDQVLDDMDLEREKGITIKSKAVRLLYNAENGHQYIFNLIDTPGHVDFSYEVSRSLAACEGALLIIDAAQGVQAQTIANIQMALENNLSIIIIINKIDLSTANPNKVKEEIKKIEGLKDSPVFLTSAKDGRGIKEVMEAIVKYIPYPRGVINNPLQALIFDSIYNSYQGSIVYLRIVNGEIKPGMKIQTMSNQKTYEVNEIGVFTPKRKKVSQLSVGEVGYLAAGFKDVSLTKVGDTITDANNPSEKRLPGYKKVSPVVFCSIYPVENEDYQNLKYALDKLSLNDSSISYIAENSPALGFGFRCGFLGLLHMEIIQERLEREYQIQLIATTPSVVYRVHLKNKQVVEINNPSSLPEVNNIDYVEEPFIKLTVVLPSQFLGGIMELVQDRRGVFQNLEYLDQDRARLIYNLPLNEIMLDFYDKVKSISKGYASIDYQISSYQTSPLTKVDILVNQEVVDNLSFISHKDKAHLRARKLVENLKTVIPRQMFDVPIQAKINQKIIARSTVRALKKDVLAKCYGGDITRKRKLLEKQKAGKKRMKKVGRVEIPQEAFMSVLKVD
- the hemW gene encoding radical SAM family heme chaperone HemW, with the protein product MNISLYIHIPFCNSKCPYCDFYSIVPDDEALKENYLDALKREIIIYSQKYPQINIQSIYIGGGTPTVLKGQQIFEIIQTCFDKFNVNKEIEVTIESNPESFNYDKAQNIFESGINRISIGAQSFNNKLLESIGRIHDKHAIIKSYQIARDIGFNNINIDLMFGLPGQSVIQFMKTLEKANLLHPEHISIYSLSVEPKTIFSKLFKKGTLNIPSDDIVYEMYKNAITILQDNEYEQYEISNFSIQKKECFHNIRYWKNCPYLGVGASAVSYIEKNRYKNISDVNKYTYFLKHNILPVETKEVLPLKEEMSETVILNLRMMEGIAKQDFINRFNVPIESIFGKQLSYLKENKLIESNDSHYFLTERGIFISNTVFVEFLN